The Rhinoraja longicauda isolate Sanriku21f chromosome 19, sRhiLon1.1, whole genome shotgun sequence genome includes a window with the following:
- the LOC144603012 gene encoding uncharacterized protein LOC144603012, translating to MRRSLCTAVHLLYLLTGLHTAALCGTRTSATVGSVTTVPVGGTVRFPVQPHSHEKITVTMWRLHPDLPILDWKSYSPESPSRIHPSYRDRVRFRLDDVIELWAVGLGDQGTYERETNYFGREPRNRDVEHFELRVVGE from the exons ATGCGGCGCTCTCTCTGCACGGCCGTacatctgctgtacctgctgacag GTCTCCACACTGCGGCTCTGTGCGGTACAAGAACATCGGCCACCGTGGGCTCGGTCACCACTGTCCCCGTGGGTGGGACGGTGAGGTTCCCCGTCCAGCCCCATAGCCACGAGAAGATCACAGTGACGATGTGGCGTCTCCATCCTGACCTGCCGATCCTGGATTGGAAGTCTTACAGCCCGGAGAGTCCGTCCCGGATCCACCCGTCCTACAGGGACAGAGTCCGCTTCCGACTGGACGATGTCATCGAGCTGTGGGCCGTGGGGCTCGGTGACCAGGGGACCTACGAGAGAGAGACAAACTACTTTGGCAGGGAGCCGAGGAACCGTGACGTGGAGCACTTTGAGCTGCGCGTGGTCGGTGAGTAG